The following coding sequences are from one Arachis hypogaea cultivar Tifrunner chromosome 7, arahy.Tifrunner.gnm2.J5K5, whole genome shotgun sequence window:
- the LOC112702756 gene encoding pentatricopeptide repeat-containing protein At1g03100, mitochondrial yields the protein MLTIRKLKIKPDITSAFIIANCHHSVAQVFNNSCHKPIVKSISSYLANSSLQARLLRLENKVTFQGLYFSSVPETILVQARDPAKVSLEIQNAIAGNQLGYSWKLFEQHMQMEGFPRKSVFNQLVTSYVDGLDMQWLERAYELVDRAIEEGKQTLLEKEVLIYLSFGLAKAGLPVLASTILRKMIDMEFFPPVNAWSAVLAHMSQTADGSYLAAELILEIGYLFQNNRVDPRKKSNAPLIAMKPNATAFNIALAGCLLSETSRKAEQLLDLMPRIGAKADANLLIIMAHVYERNGRREELKTLQRHIAEAPNLTDVQLRQFYNCLLTCHLKLGDLESASNMVLEMLRKAKEARNSLAAAKFMVNAATTDNKYSPVLASLQSLRSNGGLDSFENNKPSGNAVLCYEEFSRDRNFLKLEAESKAVLDSLLAKLQVQFDLITTVHGILQPTEMIYVKLVKAFLETGKMKDLTVFLLKAEREDSPFSNDSSALVHVINSCISLGWLDEAHDLLDEMRLAGVKTGSSVYASLLKAYCRANRVMDVTSLLRDAKKAGIQLDSSCYEAMIQSKVIQQDTHGALQLFKEMKEARIPKVNQLDSSMLAKPGTKSDEAALLKGLLQEIKEGQSVDYGVHDWNNVIHFFCKKRLMQDAENALKKMRSLGHTPNAQTFHSMVTGYAAVGGKYPEVTELWGEMKSLASAISMKFDQELLDSVLYTFVRGGFFARANEVVAMMEKGNMFIDKYKYRMLFLKYHKTLYKGKAPKVQTESQLRKREAALSFKRWVGLT from the coding sequence ATGCTTACAATAAGAAAACTTAAAATCAAGCCAGATATCACTTCTGCTTTCATTATTGCCAATTGCCATCATAGTGTTGCCCAAGTTTTCAACAACAGCTGTCACAAACCAATTGTTAAATCTATTAGCTCTTATTTAGCCAACTCAAGTTTACAAGCACGTCTTCTCAGATTAGAGAATAAAGTTACCTTTCAAGGACTTTATTTCTCAAGTGTGCCTGAAACAATTCTGGTCCAGGCTCGAGACCCAGCAAAAGTAAGCCTGGAAATACAAAATGCTATCGCGGGGAATCAATTAGGTTATTCGTGGAAATTATTTGAACAACACATGCAGATGGAGGGATTTCCTAGAAAATCTGTCTTCAACCAACTTGTAACAAGTTATGTGGATGGCCTTGATATGCAATGGTTAGAAAGGGCTTATGAATTGGTAGATCGAGCTATTGAGGAAGGCAAACAAACTTTGTTAGAAAAGGAGGTTCTTATATACCTTAGCTTTGGCCTTGCAAAAGCTGGACTACCTGTTCTTGCATCAACTATTTTGAGGAAAATGATAGATATGGAATTTTTCCCCCCAGTTAATGCTTGGTCTGCTGTTTTGGCCCACATGTCACAAACAGCCGATGGAAGTTATCTTGCTGCTGAGTTGATTCTTGAAATAGGTTATTTGTTCCAAAACAATAGAGTGGATCCGCGTAAAAAGAGCAATGCACCTTTGATAGCCATGAAGCCTAATGCTACAGCTTTTAACATTGCTTTGGCAGGGTGTCTCTTATCTGAGACATCTAGGAAAGCAGAGCAGCTTCTTGATTTGATGCCGCGAATTGGTGCCAAAGCTGATGCAAATTTACTGATAATAATGGCACACGTGTATGAGAGAAATGGGCGAAGAGAAGAGCTTAAGACGCTGCAAAGGCACATAGCGGAAGCCCCAAATCTAACTGATGTTCAGCTTCGACAATTTTATAATTGTTTACTCACGTGCCATTTGAAACTTGGGGATCTAGAATCCGCATCAAACATGGTTTTGGAAATGCTTAGGAAGGCTAAGGAAGCAAGGAATTCTCTTGCAGCTGCCAAATTTATGGTTAATGCTGCTACAACTGATAATAAATATTCTCCTGTACTGGCTTCTCTCCAGAGTTTGAGAAGCAATGGGGGGTTGGATAGTTTTGAAAATAACAAGCCATCAGGCAATGCTGTCTTATGCTATGAGGAATTTTCTAGAGATCGGAATTTCTTAAAACTCGAAGCGGAGTCAAAAGCTGTTCTTGATTCTTTACTAGCTAAGTTGCAGGTGCAATTTGACTTGATTACAACCGTACATGGTATACTTCAACCAACTGAAATGATTTATGTGAAATTAGTTAAAGCATTTTTAGAGACTGGCAAGATGAAGGATTTGACAGTGTTTCTCCTCAAAGCAGAAAGGGAAGATTCCCCATTTTCCAATGATAGTTCAGCCTTGGTTCATGTCATCAATTCATGCATTTCACTTGGATGGTTAGATGAAGCACATGACCTTCTTGATGAGATGCGTCTAGCTGGAGTCAAAACCGGTTCATCTGTATATGCCTCTCTTTTGAAAGCATATTGTCGAGCAAACAGGGTAATGGATGTCACGTCACTTTTGAGAGATGCTAAGAAGGCCGGTATCCAACTTGACTCAAGTTGTTATGAGGCAATGATTCAATCCAAGGTGATCCAGCAAGATACACATGGAGCACTCCAACTTTTTAAAGAGATGAAAGAGGCTAGGATTCCAAAAGTTAATCAACTAGACTCTAGCATGCTGGCTAAACCTGGTACAAAGAGTGATGAAGCCGCACTACTGAAAGGGCTGTTGCAGGAAATCAAGGAAGGACAGAGTGTGGATTATGGAGTTCATGACTGGAACAACGTAATCCATTTTTTTTGCAAGAAGAGACTGATGCAAGATGCAGAGAATGCTCTGAAGAAGATGAGAAGCTTAGGCCACACACCGAATGCACAAACTTTCCATTCTATGGTGACTGGGTATGCTGCTGTTGGAGGGAAGTATCCTGAAGTGACAGAGTTGTGGGGTGAAATGAAATCTCTTGCTTCCGCAATCTCAATGAAGTTTGATCAGGAACTTCTCGATTCTGTGCTTTATACTTTTGTGAGGGGTGGATTCTTTGCTCGAGCAAATGAAGTTGTGGCAATGATGGAAAAAGGTAACATGTTTATTGACAAGTACAAGTACCGAATGCTATTCTTGAAATATCACAAAACACTATACAAAGGTAAGGCTCCGAAGGTTCAAACAGAATCCCAACTCAGAAAAAGAGAAGCGGCACTGTCTTTCAAAAGATGGGTAGGCTTGACTTGA